In the Brettanomyces nanus chromosome 1, complete sequence genome, TTTTTAATAGCGCTTCGTAAAAAAAACAGAATGTTGAAGGTAACAGACTTTAAGTAATCATATACCTACTAGTTGAAATTTTCTAAAGTGCTGAGCGAGTGGTTACCTGCTCCGTCAGTTCCATATGATTCATTTGTGAAATTTGAAATAGAAAAACAGTCAATAACATTTGCATTAAGcataaaaaataaaatcGTATAGTAAGGTTCATAATAAAAGCTAAAAATTCTTCATAGGGAAGTTGATTATGTCTACTCCACATGTTCAGCACTCACATCTTTCTTGGCAGTTTCAACCTCTTGCATGATTTGGTTCTCCTTATTTGTCTTTTCTTGCCATTCCTCTTTGCTAACAAACACTTTATCAACCTCCTCCAAGGACATTTTGTAGGTTTCAGGGAAAAAGAAGTAGACAACAACTATATGGACTAGAATCCAGACTGGCCAAACAATGTAATATCTCCACGAGATATTCTCAAGACCGATAGGATTCACATAGTTGTTGAACAAACCAGTAATATTTCCGCTAAACTGATAAATGGTTGATGCTTTTGCTCTCATGGCATAAGGTGCCACCTCCATAACATAAGTCACTCCTATAGGAACGTTAATTGTAttgaaggtgttgaaaAGATAGATCATAGTAACAACTCCAGCAGCCAAACCCTTATCCTTGTAATCTCTTTCCTCGTTAAGAGCTGAAAGCACAGTCCATATGGTAAATGTCAAGCATGAAAGAGAGAAACCTGTGAACATAACATGTCTTCGTGGTACTTCATCCACAAATGTGGCGTAAACAACACCGCAAAACAATGTCCAAACTGTAAGACCCAAATTGATTTTTAGCTGTTCAACGGAACTTGTGAGTCCGATAGAatccaaaatcaaagtCAAGTAATAAGAGACCAATGCATTACCAGATAACTGCCACATTGCTGGAACAGCAcaacaaatgaagaatctgTGAAACATCTGCTTTGAGGAAAACCAGTTCATCCAAGAGGATGTTTTATTCAACTTGTCAATATCGATAGCAGCTTTAATTTGGGCCatttcaaattctaccAATGGAGAGTGAATATCACCATCAGCATGATATTTGGCTAGAGTTGTTAGTGCTTCGTCTTCTCTCCCCTTATCAACCAACCAACGGGGAGATTCAGGACCAAAGAATGCTAGTACCACCTGGCAGGTAGGGAAAAACATCTGAATTAAAGATGGTAGTCTCCATGCCCAGTCATTAGTTCTAAGGCTACCATTATATGGACCCCAAGTCACTAACGCTGCAACGAAAGAGCCAAAATTCCAAGAGACAAGCAAAAGACCAGTTAAGATAGGCCTGTGAGGAGGATACGAACACTCAGCAACCAAAGGAGATGCAGCAGTTTGAGAAAGACAACCTCCTATTCCAATAATAATTCTGCCACCGATGAACATTCCAGTACTATTTGCAAAGGCTTGAATAAATGAACCGAGGATAATAATGAGACATCCGGAAATCAATGACCAACGTCTACCTAACCATTCACATAAGATTCAGACGACGGGTATAGAAATAAGACTACCGATAGTGAGACCATTTGTAATGGTTCCCAATTTTGCACTTTTTGGATGGTCGAAATAATCCTGCCAAACAGTAAGCGATTGCATACCATTAAGAAGAGAACCATCGTAACCGGAAACAACCTGTGAAAGCACGCCACCTAGAAGTAAGATATTAAGCTTCAACAAGTAAGGATAGCGAAACCACATTTTTTCAAGTTTAGGTGTGACATCCTTCAAAAGCATGCCTTCAGTACCATCATTCTCTTCAGGAATCTTATCCTTAATTGAGCCGCCAGAATCCTGACTGCGTTCGGGTTCTAACTGATCgttcattttcaaaaatCTAAATCTCTTTCAGTTGGTTTTTTATAATACAGAAAATAATATGACaattttccttcaaaaggGTATATGGTACTCAATATATACTGTGATCATTTGATATttacttcatcttctgaacCTAGTCAATATGTAGAATGTACAGAATGGAGTGCGAATTTCCGAAAGCCATTACATACTTTAAGCATTACATAAAAAGTATGGGGACAATAACAGAATTGAGTTGGAGACGCTATGCCAAAAAAATACGGTCACATCATGAAATCAATGCAGCCGCATATGCATAGAAGAGCGAATCGGTGACATTTAAAGATTGGGAAAACAAAATTCCCACACCATTTATGTTTCTATTGTTGAATTTCTCCCAGCTAATAGTGGGGATTACTTATTCATCTTTGCATTAGCAGTGGGAATAGTATCACCTGACCGTAAAGTTCGTCTGAGCGTGATAAGGATAAAGTAAAAGCTATGAAGTTTTATTTTAACAAGAGGTATTTTACTAGGCAGGAACTGTGAGTACAGGGTTTGTGGTCATGCCGCTTTGTCCCTCTTCTGAGAATAATTTCTGCGAACGTatcgtttcttttgttttATTGCATATGGATTATTTATTTCTTGTGTTTGGGAGGAAGATACCGTCGTAGTTCTGGTGATTTTCGTTTTCGGATTATTTGTCTATAGTAACATTTTCATGTCATGGCGTGGTTACTAAATTCGGTGGAAGGCGTATGTAGTCACTTTTTAGTATTCTTATTCACTCAAGTTCACGCGAGGTGTCTAATTCTCACGGGCTCGACTATTTCTCAATTACTCCAAAACATGGTAGAACATTCATACAAAGACTTTTGAAGCTACCACTATTTTTCTTTACCTGTTTAGTGGGAAACCTATGTAAGATACACATTGATTGTTCAAATGTTTTTTGGGGCTCTCTTTCTCCCCCCATTATAAAACTTATCTTCACCTTTTCAATTTCGGTTCTAGGGcctcctcttttttcaagcgaaaagttgatttcttttGGTCTCTATTTCCAGATTATGAACAAATATTTGAGCATCATGACATCCTGCCCTCCCCTCTTATTTTTAGTACATTTTTTAAAAAATgagagcaagaagaaaaaatgacAATACTGCTTTACTGCATAaaattctttttttctttttgggTGTTCGACGGTTAATTTACATCTGGTGGTTGAAGATCTCCCGGCTCCGGGAAAGGTACCAAATGAAGTAATGCTTAGGAAATGCTTACATACGAGAAACAGTTCGCTAAACCTGCGTTATATGGCGATTTTTCAGTTGTATTCACAATACATGGGAAACATTCATCTTCTAACTTCTATCATCTCACGTTGAAAATTAATCACTTAACATAAGCTCTCCAATTGGAATAGGGTCTAACAACAAGAAAGTTTACCTCTTAagttttgtttctttttcatagAGTTGATGCATATGCAATAGCCGTGCATTTCAGAAAACGGTGTACTCGCATTGGGAAATTTGTATGCGAGTCAATTTCATCCGCTGTTTCTTAATTATGCGACGTAAGGATAACAATAAAATAAATCTCAATGATTTTGCTTTGTTATTCGGAAATAATTAGACCAGGCTTTCATCCAGGTTTTTTTCAAACCAGTTCTTCGGATAATAAAATGAACATCATTATTATAAAAGAAACTTTTTCTCCGCTGACGTTGCGAAATAAATCATTCTTTTGTTATCcgaaataaaaaaagaaattacACTAATTAAAGTTTTATATTTTTGCTTCGGATACCGTCAATATAGAAATCGTCACTTTTATAGATCCTCCAAACTTAGTTTGtaaaaaataaatactTACCGTACATGAAAAGTAAAAACGAACATTTCAAAAAATAAGATCGTCATCCCCTTAACCAATCCTGCACTCGTCCAAGCACACCTTGTGCATGCTTATGAGCAGAATCGAGGCCATCCTTCTGCGCTTGAACAACTCTATCAAGATTTGCTTTTGAACCATCACCGAACTCACTTAATTTTTTTCGagcttctgcatctttctGCCTAAAGTAGTGGTATTTGGAATCGGCTTCCTTCTGCATTGACTTGGAGCTTTCGTCTTTCCATTTATTCCAATTAGATTGCGCGTTCTCGAAGTTCTCTTGGGCACTCTTGAGTTGTGCATTGTAATAATCAGCAACTTCCTGGGCAGCCTCCTTGCTCTTCACTTGTAAGTGGCCATCTTTACCAAAAAGTGAACTATACTGGTCCTGAACAGAGTGGACGGCAGAGTCAGCGGTATCCTTGACATAGTCAGCCGCAGCCCCTATGTTCTCTTGCACAGCGCTTGTAGCAGATCCAATATTATCCTTCGCAGATTCCGTAGCAGAATtcaaattctcctttgCACTATAGTACTTCTTCTGTGCTTGTTTGATCACATCCTTTCCATATTTTTGTAGACC is a window encoding:
- a CDS encoding uncharacterized protein (EggNog:ENOG41) — encoded protein: MVSTGMFIGGRIIIGIGGCLSQTAASPLVAECSYPPHRPILTGLLLVSWNFGSFVAALVTWGPYNGSLRTNDWAWRLPSLIQMFFPTCQVVLAFFGPESPRWLVDKGREDEALTTLAKYHADGDIHSPLVEFEMAQIKAAIDIDKLNKTSSWMNWFSSKQMFHRFFICCAVPAMWQLSGNALVSYYLTLILDSIGLTSSVEQLKINLGLTVWTLFCGVVYATFVDEVPRRHVMFTGFSLSCLTFTIWTVLSALNEERDYKDKGLAAGVVTMIYLFNTFNTINVPIGVTYVMEVAPYAMRAKASTIYQFSGNITGLFNNYVNPIGLENISWRYYIVWPVWILVHIVVVYFFFPETYKMSLEEVDKVFVSKEEWQEKTNKENQIMQEVETAKKDVSAEHVE
- a CDS encoding uncharacterized protein (EggNog:ENOG41); this translates as MNDQLEPERSQDSGGSIKDKIPEENDGTEGMLLKDVTPKLEKMWFRYPYLLKLNILLLGGVLSQVVSGYDGSLLNGMQSLTVWQDYFDHPKSAKLGTITNGLTIGSLISIPVV